From the genome of Tachysurus vachellii isolate PV-2020 chromosome 2, HZAU_Pvac_v1, whole genome shotgun sequence, one region includes:
- the LOC132840932 gene encoding ras-related protein Rab-5C-like: protein MAGRPNGPATGNKICQFKLVLLGESAVGKSSLVLRFVKGQFHEYQESTIGAAFLTQTVCLDDTTVKFEIWDTAGQERYHSLAPMYYRGAQAAIIVYDITNIDTFARAKNWVNELQKQASPNIVIALSGNKADLTNKRAVDFQEAQAYADDNGLLFMETSAKTAMNVNEIFMAIAKKLPKNEPQAGGGGASGRGRTGVDLQDSAHQSSTGKCCN from the exons ATGGCAGGTCGACCCAACGGGCCGGCCACGGGGAATAAGATCTGCCAGTTCAAGCTGGTTCTTCTGGGCGAGTCAGCTGTGGGGAAGTCCAGTCTGGTTCTGCGCTTTGTCAAGGGCCAGTTCCACGAGTACCAGGAAAGCACCATTGGAG cgGCCTTCCTCACACAGACTGTGTGCCTGGATGACACAACAGTAAAGTTTgagatttgggacacagccggaCAGGAGCGCTACCACAGCCTGGCCCCGATGTACTACAGAGGAGCTCAGGCAGCCATCATCGTCTATGACATCACTAATATT GACACATTTGCACGAGCGAAAAATTGGGTGAACGAGCTGCAGAAACAGGCAAGTCCCAACATTGTCATCGCCCTGTCTGGAAATAAAGCTGACCTCACTAACAAGAGAGCCGTTGatttccag GAAGCGCAGGCGTACGCTGACGATAATGGCCTGCTGTTCATGGAGACTTCAGCCAAAACAGCAATGAACGTCAATGAGATATTTATGGCCATTG CGAAGAAGCTGCCGAAGAACGAGCCTCAAGCTGGGGGAGGTGGGGCCAGTGGGCGGGGTCGAACAGGTGTGGACCTCCAAGACTCCGCCCACCAGAGCTCCACAGGCAAATGCTGcaactga